From a region of the Synechococcus sp. RS9916 genome:
- the dnaB gene encoding replicative DNA helicase: MVTAPFAESGGESAEAGRKGFGKGRQRDEPNFEALPDSVPPQNLEAEEAVLGGILLDPDAIGRVADVLQPEAFYLNAHREIFRTAVMLHSQGKPTDLTAMTAWLADTGSLDKVGGSNRLVELVERVASTASIEQVARLVMDKFLRRQLIRSGNEVIQLGFDQSLPMEQVLDKAEQTIFAISQEKPTKGLTPTAEILTSTFNEIESRSLGTSVAGIPVNFYDLDAMTQGLQRSDLIIVAGRPAMGKTSIVLNLAKNVAQLHDLPVCVFSLEMSKEQLTYRLLSMEVGIEAGRLRTGRLQQEEWPLLGQGINTLGQLPIYIDDKPNSGVLEMRSLCRRLMAEQGKELGLVVIDYLQLMEGSSPDNRVQEISRITRALKQMARELNVPVIALSQLSRGVESRTNKRPMLSDLRESGSIEQDADLVLMIYRDEYYNPETPDRGITEVIVTKHRNGPVGTVKLLFEPQFTRFRNLAA; this comes from the coding sequence ATGGTGACCGCCCCCTTCGCTGAATCCGGTGGCGAGTCCGCTGAAGCTGGCCGGAAGGGCTTCGGCAAGGGTCGCCAACGCGATGAGCCCAACTTTGAGGCCCTCCCCGATTCCGTTCCGCCCCAGAACCTGGAAGCGGAGGAAGCAGTGCTGGGCGGGATCCTGCTCGATCCCGACGCCATCGGCCGGGTGGCTGACGTGCTGCAGCCCGAGGCCTTCTACCTCAATGCGCACCGGGAGATCTTCCGCACCGCGGTGATGCTCCACAGCCAGGGAAAACCCACCGACCTCACGGCGATGACCGCCTGGCTGGCGGACACCGGCTCCCTGGACAAAGTGGGTGGCAGCAACCGCCTAGTGGAACTGGTGGAACGGGTGGCGTCCACCGCCTCGATCGAGCAGGTGGCCCGCCTGGTGATGGACAAGTTCCTGCGGCGCCAGTTGATCCGCTCGGGCAATGAGGTGATCCAGCTGGGCTTCGACCAGAGCCTGCCGATGGAACAGGTGCTGGACAAGGCCGAGCAAACGATCTTCGCCATCAGCCAGGAGAAACCCACCAAAGGGCTCACCCCTACAGCGGAGATCCTCACCAGCACCTTCAACGAGATCGAAAGCCGCTCCCTGGGCACATCGGTCGCGGGCATCCCGGTGAACTTCTACGACCTGGATGCGATGACCCAGGGCCTGCAACGCAGCGACCTGATCATCGTGGCCGGACGTCCGGCCATGGGGAAAACCTCGATCGTGCTCAACCTGGCCAAGAACGTGGCCCAACTCCACGACCTGCCGGTGTGCGTGTTCTCGCTGGAGATGAGCAAAGAGCAGCTCACCTACAGGCTGCTGTCGATGGAAGTGGGCATTGAAGCCGGCCGTCTGCGCACCGGACGCCTGCAACAAGAGGAATGGCCCCTGCTCGGCCAGGGCATCAACACCCTGGGGCAACTGCCGATCTACATCGACGACAAACCCAACTCCGGCGTGCTGGAGATGCGTTCCCTCTGCCGGCGCCTGATGGCGGAACAGGGCAAAGAACTAGGCCTGGTGGTGATCGACTACCTACAGCTGATGGAAGGATCGAGCCCTGACAACCGTGTGCAGGAAATTTCGCGAATCACCCGTGCCCTCAAACAGATGGCCCGCGAACTGAACGTGCCGGTGATCGCCCTCTCCCAGCTCAGCCGTGGCGTGGAGTCACGCACCAACAAGCGCCCGATGCTCAGTGATCTGCGCGAATCAGGCTCGATTGAGCAAGACGCCGACCTGGTGCTGATGATCTACCGCGACGAGTACTACAACCCGGAAACACCCGATCGGGGCATCACCGAAGTGATCGTGACCAAGCACCGCAACGGCCCGGTCGGCACTGTGAAACTGCTGTTCGAGCCGCAGTTCACCCGCTTCCGCAACCTGGCGGCCTAA
- a CDS encoding acyl-CoA desaturase yields the protein MRAAVMAPRDPLPRKQRKLKGGTTSFMVAMHVLATVALLPRFWSWQGAVAFGVLYWATVLGVTLGLHRLVAHRSFEVPRWLERVLVVMGTLAAQSGPIDWVALHRHHHKFSDQPNDHHDAGRGLWWSHSEWMLHEIPALEHKERFGGDLLSDRFYVWLDRWFLLLQIPLGLGLYWYGNAAQVHGGGLGLVLWAIPLRLVVVYHVTWLVNSATHAFGYRNFDCPDLSRNCWWVAVLSFGEGWHNNHHAFPASARHGLRWFEFDITWMHIRLLQRLGLTRRVRQARYPA from the coding sequence ATGCGTGCGGCGGTGATGGCCCCCCGAGACCCCTTGCCCCGCAAGCAACGCAAGCTGAAAGGCGGCACCACATCGTTCATGGTGGCGATGCACGTGCTGGCCACCGTGGCTCTATTGCCGCGGTTCTGGAGCTGGCAGGGTGCTGTTGCCTTCGGCGTTCTGTATTGGGCCACGGTGCTGGGCGTGACCCTCGGACTCCACCGCCTGGTGGCCCACCGCAGCTTCGAGGTTCCCCGCTGGCTGGAACGGGTGCTGGTGGTGATGGGCACCCTGGCCGCCCAGAGCGGCCCCATCGACTGGGTGGCCCTGCATCGCCACCACCACAAGTTTTCGGATCAACCCAACGATCACCACGATGCGGGCCGTGGGTTGTGGTGGAGCCACAGCGAGTGGATGCTCCACGAGATCCCGGCGCTGGAGCACAAGGAACGCTTCGGCGGCGACCTGCTGAGTGATCGCTTCTATGTGTGGCTGGATCGCTGGTTCCTGCTGCTCCAGATTCCTCTGGGCTTAGGTCTGTATTGGTATGGCAACGCCGCCCAAGTGCACGGCGGCGGCCTTGGCTTGGTGCTCTGGGCCATCCCCCTGCGCTTGGTGGTCGTGTATCACGTCACCTGGCTGGTGAATTCCGCCACCCACGCCTTCGGCTATCGCAACTTCGATTGCCCCGATCTCTCTCGCAATTGCTGGTGGGTGGCCGTGCTCTCCTTCGGCGAGGGCTGGCACAACAACCACCATGCTTTCCCCGCCAGCGCCCGCCATGGCCTGCGCTGGTTCGAATTCGACATCACCTGGATGCACATCCGCCTGTTGCAGCGGCTCGGCCTTACCCGCCGCGTGCGCCAGGCCCGCTATCCGGCCTGA
- a CDS encoding fatty acid desaturase: protein MTTSVITAPSPPSRPAASHEALKLAALLHQPRKGHMAVQPDQAKRWGTIGFMITIHILSIVALLPQFWSWQAVSALTILYWVTACLGVTIGYHRLLSHRSFRVPTWLERFFATCGALSCQHGPIDWVGLHRHHHKFSDTDADHHNSHRGFWWSHMGWMFQPIPAMQAVPRLSGDLVSDPYYRWLNTNFLLLQLPLGLLLFWIGSATGVGGWAMVLWGIPLRLVLVYHVTWLVNSATHCWGTVAYDSGDASRNNKWVAALTFGEGWHNNHHAFPHSARHGLQPGQIDLTWQHIRLMRALGLASQIRLPVAS, encoded by the coding sequence ATGACAACCAGCGTGATCACAGCGCCGTCTCCACCGAGCAGGCCTGCAGCTTCGCACGAGGCTTTGAAGCTTGCCGCCCTCCTGCACCAGCCGCGCAAAGGGCACATGGCCGTGCAGCCCGATCAGGCCAAGCGCTGGGGAACGATCGGATTCATGATCACGATCCACATTCTTTCGATCGTGGCCCTGCTGCCGCAGTTCTGGAGCTGGCAAGCCGTCAGCGCCCTGACGATCCTCTACTGGGTCACCGCTTGCCTGGGGGTGACCATTGGCTACCACCGCCTGCTATCACACCGTTCCTTCAGGGTTCCCACCTGGCTGGAGCGCTTCTTCGCCACCTGCGGCGCCCTCAGCTGCCAGCACGGCCCCATCGACTGGGTGGGCCTGCATCGCCACCACCACAAGTTTTCCGATACGGATGCTGATCACCACAACAGCCATCGCGGCTTCTGGTGGAGCCACATGGGCTGGATGTTCCAACCGATCCCAGCCATGCAGGCCGTGCCTCGCCTGAGCGGCGACCTAGTCAGTGATCCCTACTACCGCTGGCTCAACACCAATTTCCTGCTGCTCCAGCTCCCCCTTGGCCTGCTCCTGTTCTGGATCGGCAGCGCTACTGGTGTGGGCGGCTGGGCGATGGTGCTCTGGGGCATTCCCCTGCGCCTGGTGCTCGTCTATCACGTCACCTGGCTGGTGAACTCCGCCACCCACTGCTGGGGCACGGTGGCCTACGACAGCGGTGATGCCTCCCGCAACAACAAATGGGTGGCTGCTCTCACCTTCGGCGAGGGCTGGCACAACAACCACCACGCCTTCCCCCATTCAGCGCGCCATGGCCTCCAGCCCGGCCAGATCGATCTCACCTGGCAACACATTCGCCTGATGCGGGCCCTGGGGCTGGCCAGCCAGATCCGGTTGCCGGTCGCATCGTAA
- a CDS encoding methionine gamma-lyase family protein gives MASQQSDSLDAQSRARALVAAVRERLAPQAAARTTAVAARLEKVLDAFAAERVGTQHFASLTGYGHGDQGREVLDRVFARVLGAEKAAVRLQFVSGTHAIAAALFGVLRPGDRMLSITGCPYDTLEEVIGLRGEGQGSLAEFGVAYDELELTPSGAVDEDALDAALAVPRRLILIQRSCGYSWRPSLSVETIGRLCARIHARQPDCVCFVDNCYGELVEPQEPPEVGADLVAGSLIKNLGGTIAPSGGYVAGRADLVEQACCRLTAPGIGSEGGTGFDLHRLLLQGLFLAPQMVAESLIGADLVAETFASLGFPVQPQAADGRSDLIQAVRLGNPEALKVVCRAFQACSPIGSYLDPVPASMPGYASDLVMAGGTFIDGSTSEFSADAPLREPFNLYVQGGTHRAHVELALVRALAALHAAGLVDLPHTG, from the coding sequence ATGGCTTCTCAACAGAGCGATTCCCTGGACGCGCAATCACGGGCCCGGGCTTTGGTTGCGGCGGTGCGCGAGCGGCTTGCACCCCAGGCGGCGGCCCGCACCACAGCAGTCGCTGCACGGTTAGAGAAGGTGCTCGACGCTTTTGCTGCCGAGCGGGTCGGCACTCAGCATTTCGCTTCTCTCACCGGTTATGGCCATGGTGACCAGGGCCGGGAGGTGCTGGATCGGGTGTTTGCCCGCGTGCTTGGTGCCGAGAAAGCAGCGGTGCGGCTTCAGTTCGTCAGCGGCACCCATGCCATCGCAGCAGCCCTGTTTGGTGTGCTGCGCCCTGGTGATCGGATGTTGTCCATCACCGGGTGCCCTTACGACACCCTTGAGGAGGTGATCGGATTGCGGGGCGAGGGGCAGGGCTCTCTCGCTGAGTTCGGTGTTGCTTACGACGAACTGGAGCTCACGCCATCAGGTGCCGTGGATGAAGACGCTCTCGATGCCGCTCTGGCGGTGCCGCGTCGCTTAATCCTGATCCAGCGCAGTTGTGGTTACAGCTGGCGGCCATCGTTGTCGGTGGAAACGATCGGCCGTTTGTGCGCCCGGATTCATGCGCGCCAGCCCGACTGCGTCTGCTTTGTCGACAACTGCTATGGCGAGCTAGTCGAGCCCCAGGAACCACCGGAGGTGGGCGCTGATCTGGTGGCAGGCTCCCTGATCAAGAATCTGGGCGGCACCATCGCCCCCAGTGGTGGTTATGTGGCGGGCCGTGCCGATCTGGTGGAGCAGGCCTGCTGCCGGCTCACAGCACCGGGCATCGGCAGTGAGGGCGGCACCGGTTTTGACCTCCATCGCCTCTTGTTGCAGGGCTTGTTTCTGGCCCCGCAAATGGTGGCCGAGTCGCTGATCGGTGCCGACCTGGTGGCAGAGACCTTTGCCAGCCTTGGCTTCCCCGTTCAGCCCCAGGCGGCTGATGGCCGCAGCGATTTGATTCAGGCGGTGCGGTTGGGGAACCCGGAGGCCCTCAAAGTGGTGTGCAGAGCCTTTCAGGCCTGCTCTCCCATCGGCTCCTATCTTGACCCAGTGCCTGCATCCATGCCCGGTTACGCCAGCGATCTGGTGATGGCCGGCGGCACGTTCATCGATGGCAGCACCAGTGAGTTTTCTGCTGATGCGCCATTAAGGGAGCCTTTCAATCTGTACGTGCAGGGCGGCACCCATCGCGCCCATGTGGAGCTGGCGCTTGTGCGCGCCCTGGCGGCTCTGCACGCAGCAGGACTTGTGGATCTGCCCCACACTGGGTGA
- the rplI gene encoding 50S ribosomal protein L9 → MAKRVQVVLNEDVLSLGRDGDMVEVAPGYARNFLLPFGKAVPVTPAVLKQVEHRRAKEAERQAALKEDAVAFRTALDTIGRFTVKKQTGDDDVLFGTVTNGDVAEAIEAATKKEVDRRDITVPDIHRTGNYKVSVKLHSEVTAEINLEVVSY, encoded by the coding sequence ATGGCCAAGCGCGTACAAGTCGTTCTGAATGAGGACGTCCTCAGCCTCGGCCGGGACGGTGACATGGTGGAAGTGGCCCCCGGCTATGCCCGCAACTTCCTGCTTCCCTTTGGCAAAGCCGTGCCCGTCACCCCTGCCGTGCTGAAGCAGGTGGAGCACCGCCGCGCCAAGGAAGCTGAGCGTCAAGCCGCCCTCAAGGAAGACGCTGTCGCTTTCCGCACCGCCCTCGACACCATTGGTCGCTTCACCGTCAAGAAGCAAACCGGTGACGACGACGTGCTGTTCGGCACCGTGACCAACGGCGACGTGGCCGAGGCCATCGAAGCCGCCACCAAGAAGGAAGTGGATCGCCGCGACATCACCGTGCCCGACATCCACCGCACCGGCAACTACAAAGTCAGCGTCAAGCTGCACAGCGAAGTCACCGCTGAGATCAACCTGGAAGTGGTCAGCTACTGA